One Brassica napus cultivar Da-Ae chromosome A1, Da-Ae, whole genome shotgun sequence genomic region harbors:
- the LOC106434577 gene encoding putative pectinesterase/pectinesterase inhibitor 24 — translation MSSSYGKVDEREHVTLEARRNTRKRIAIIVVSLLVLVGIVIGAVFGTMANKKSTTVETSDNGDSISVSVKAVCDVTLHKDKCFETVGSAPNASSLNPEQLFIYAVKITIAEATKALNAFSSSGDNTTMHACVELLDLTIDNLENTLTSSQNGDVTLPELVSDLRTWLSSAETYQDTCIETLAESNHPDSKTFGEGQLKNATELTSNALAIITWLGKIADSFKLRRRLLSADVAVNFNVGRRLLQSTDLRRVANIVVAKDGSGKYKTISRALKDVPEKSDKRTVIYVKKGVYFENVKVEKTMWNVVVVGDGGDKSIVSGKLNVIDGTPTFQSATFAVFGKGFMARDMGFINTAGPSKHQAVALMVSADLAAFYRCTMNAYQDTLYVHAQRQFYRECTIIGTVDFIFGNAASVLQNCKILPRRPMKGQQNTITAQGRKDPNQNTGISIHRCNISPLGNLTGVQTFLGRPWKDFSTTVIMESSLNGFIDPKGWLPWVGDSAPDTIFYGEYKNTGAGASTKNRVKWKGLRFLSTKEANRFTVKPFIDGERWLPTTKVPFRSGL, via the exons ATGTCTTCCTCCTACGGCAAAGTCGACGAGCGTGAACATGTAACGCTCGAAGCTCGTCGCAACACGAGGAAGAGAATCGCAATCATCGTCGTATCGCTACTCGTTCTCGTCGGTATCGTGATCGGAGCCGTCTTCGGAACCATGGCTAACAAGAAGTCAACGACGGTGGAAACCAGCGATAACGGAGACTCAATCTCCGTTTCCGTTAAAGCCGTTTGCGACGTTACACTACATAAAGACAAGTGTTTCGAAACGGTCGGATCAGCTCCAAACGCAAGCAGCCTCAATCCAGAACAGCTCTTTATATACGCCGTCAAGATCACAATCGCAGAAGCCACGAAAGCTCTCAACGCTTTCTCCTCTTCCGGAGACAACACCACCATGCATGCTTGCGTCGAGCTTCTTGACCTAACGATAGATAACCTCGAAAACACGTTGACATCATCACAAAACGGTGACGTCACGTTACCTGAGCTAGTCAGTGACCTACGTACATGGCTGAGCTCAGCAGAGACGTACCAAGATACTTGTATAGAGACGTTGGCTGAGTCTAACCATCCAGATTCTAAGACGTTCGGAGAAGGTCAGCTCAAGAACGCAACGGAGCTAACGAGTAACGCCTTGGCTATCATCACATGGCTCGGTAAGATAGCTGACTCCTTCAAACTCAGGAGGCGTTTGCTTAGTGCTGACGTGGCGGTGAACTTCAACGTGGGTAGGAGGTTGTTGCAGAGCACTGATTTGAGGAGAGTGGCGAATATTGTGGTGGCGAAGGATGGTTCGGGGAAGTATAAGACGATAAGTAGGGCTTTAAAGGATGTGCCTGAGAAGAGTGACAAGAGGACGGTTATATATGTGAAGAAAGGAGTTTATTTTGAGAATGTGAAAGTGGAGAAGACCATGTGGAATGTTGTTGTGGTTGGAGATGGAGGGGACAAGAGTATTGTCTCTGGTAAACTCAATGTCATCGATGGAACTCCCACTTTCCAGAGCGCCACGTTCG CTGTGTTCGGGAAAGGGTTTATGGCAAGAGACATGGGTTTCATCAACACAGCCGGTCCATCGAAACACCAAGCCGTAGCTCTAATGGTCAGCGCGGATCTCGCCGCCTTCTACCGATGCACAATGAACGCATACCAAGACACGCTTTACGTGCATGCACAACGTCAGTTTTACCGTGAGTGCACCATAATAGGAACAGTCGATTTCATCTTCGGTAACGCAGCCTCCGTTCTACAAAACTGCAAGATTCTCCCTCGCCGACCAATGAAGGGACAGCAGAACACAATCACAGCTCAAGGACGGAAAGATCCAAACCAGAACACAGGAATCTCGATTCACCGTTGCAACATATCTCCACTTGGTAACCTAACTGGTGTTCAGACGTTTTTAGGTCGGCCATGGAAGGATTTCTCAACGACGGTCATAATGGAATCTTCGTTGAATGGGTTTATCGATCCGAAAGGTTGGCTACCGTGGGTCGGAGACTCTGCACCGGATACTATATTCTACGGTGAGTATAAGAATACCGGTGCTGGTGCGTCGACGAAGAATAGAGTTAAGTGGAAGGGGTTAAGGTTTTTAAGTACGAAGGAAGCTAATAGGTTTACGGTTAAGCCTTTCATCGACGGAGAAAGATGGCTTCCGACGACTAAAGTGCCGTTCAGGTCCGGTCTCTGA